GCGCTGCTCGCGCCCAGTCAGTTCCAGGTCGGCATCGAGCGCTCCAGCTGGGCAGTGGCCATCGCCGGCTTGCTGGTGGGCTTCGGTTCTCGCCTGGGTAGCGGCTGCACCAGCGGCCACGGCGTGTGCGGCATCACGCGCTTCTCGCCGCGTTCCTTGATCGCGACGGCAACGTTCATGACGACCGGCGCCATCGCCGCCTTCGTCGTGGGTCATCTGTTCGGAGGTTCGGTCTGATGCACGGCATGCGCATTGTCACGATGTTCGGCTCGGGCCTGGTGTTCGGCCTGGGTCTGGTGGTCGCGGGCATGACTCAGCCCGCAAAGGTGGTCGGCTTCCTGGACTTCACCGGCAAGTGGGATCCCAGTCTCGCCTTCGTGATGGTCGGCGCCATCCTGGTGCACTGGGTGCTCTACCGCTTCATCCTGCATTGGCCGAGCCCCATCTTCGCGAGCGACTTCGGCATTCCGAAACGCCGCGACATCGACAAGCGCTTGGTGCTCGGCTCGGCGGTGTTCGGCCTGGGCTGGGGTCTCGCGGGCTACTGCCCGGGGCCGGGGCTCGTGAGCCTGGGCTCGCTGGGCGCCAAGTCCTTCGTGTTCGTCGCCACCATGCTCACTGGAATGCTGTTGTTTTCGGCTTTCGACAGCTGGCGCCAGAAGAAGCCCGAAGCCGAGAAGAAACCTGCTCCCCGCATCGACCTGATGGATGCCGGAAGCATCGACGCCTGAGCCTCAAAGGAACGAAAACGATGTTGATTGTTGCTCTTCTTCTCTCGATTCTGATCGGCGTCTCGCTCGGCGTCCTCGGCGGTGGTGGCTCCATCCTCACCGTTCCCATTCTCGTCTACGCCATCGGCATGCCGCCCAAGCAAGCCATCGCCACCTCGCTGTTCGTGGTCGCGGTGACCAGCGCGGCCGGCATGATCAGCCACGCGCGAGCCGGCCGCGTTCGCTGGCGCACCGGCGTCATCTTCGGCATGGCCGGAATGTCGGGCGCCTACGCTGGTGGACGCATCGCGCAGTACATTCCCGGCAACTGGTTGCTCATCGCCTTCGGCCTGATGATGGTTGCGACCGCAATCGCGATGCTCCGCCCCAAGAAGAAGGCGGCCAAGGCCGAGGCGGCACCGGCGGACGACAAGCGCGAGCTGCCGATCTTC
This region of Polyangiaceae bacterium genomic DNA includes:
- a CDS encoding YeeE/YedE family protein, which codes for MDTFTPFASLLGGVLIGLSASAMLFLHGRIAGISGIAGGLVNPKRGDTAWRLYFIGGLVAAGIIAALLAPSQFQVGIERSSWAVAIAGLLVGFGSRLGSGCTSGHGVCGITRFSPRSLIATATFMTTGAIAAFVVGHLFGGSV